The window CATACGGGCTTTTCGGGCTACACCTTTTGCGATTTAAGCTCGCAGATACGCGCGATCATGGCGCACTGGAAAGACCGCGGAGTGGTGTTTGACGGCATCTACACGGGCTTTTTGGGCTCGGCGGCACAGATCGAGATTATGGGCGAGCTATTTGCGAGCTTCGGCGGCGCGGGCAAGACCATTTTGGTCGATCCTTGCATGGGCGATAACGGCGTGTTTTATCCGGGCTTTAATGAGGATTTTGCTCGCATGATGGCGCTTCTGTGCGCTCAAGCCGACGTCATCACGCCTAATATCACCGAGGCCTGCGCGATCACGGGCGTGCCGTACCGAGAGGATGCGGATAGGGATTTCATCATGGATCTACTTGCAAGGCTTCGAGAGCTGGGCGCTAGGCAGGTTATTTTAAAAGGCATCGGCTACATCGCCGATCAGTGCGGGGTTTTCAGCTACGATGCGCGCACGGGCAGGACGAACGAGTATTTTCACGAGCTGCTGCCAGTCAAATTTAACGGCACCGGCGATATTTTCGCAGCCGTAGCTTTCGGCGCGATAATGCGCGGCAAGTCGCTAGAAACGGCGGTTCGAATCGCTGCGGACTTCGTCGTAAGCACGATCAAGGAGACAATGAGCGACGAGGAGCGCAAGGACTACGA is drawn from Campylobacter sp. and contains these coding sequences:
- a CDS encoding pyridoxamine kinase, whose product is MKKVLTVQDISCVGKVSLTVALPILSAMGMSTSVIPTAVLSMHTGFSGYTFCDLSSQIRAIMAHWKDRGVVFDGIYTGFLGSAAQIEIMGELFASFGGAGKTILVDPCMGDNGVFYPGFNEDFARMMALLCAQADVITPNITEACAITGVPYREDADRDFIMDLLARLRELGARQVILKGIGYIADQCGVFSYDARTGRTNEYFHELLPVKFNGTGDIFAAVAFGAIMRGKSLETAVRIAADFVVSTIKETMSDEERKDYEGVDFEAIIPELVRKI